In a single window of the Nicotiana tomentosiformis chromosome 10, ASM39032v3, whole genome shotgun sequence genome:
- the LOC104110956 gene encoding myb-related protein 306-like: MGRPPCCDKIGVKKGPWTPEEDIILVSYIQEHGPGNWRAVPTNTGLLRCSKSCRLRWTNYLRPGIKRGNFTEHEEKMIIHLQALLGNRWAAIASYLPQRTDNDIKNYWNTHLQKKLKNDDVNNQKGKSSFQSISKGQWERRLQTDIHTAKQALCDALSLNKKTTDFSPNINPSTSSFPVQSSTNTYASSADNISRLLQNWMKNSPKSSKSISNNSATSQSSFNNLSIGTGSSSSPSVGTMNAPTPEGLDSLFSFNSSYNSDVSQSVSADEVVAFTPENAGIFQVESNKYNLPNFKDENGFSQEGISKQNLETEVPLTLLENWLFDDSNVQTQEELMGIEIGMEWNC; this comes from the exons ATGGGAAGGCCACCTTGTTGTGATAAAATTGGTGTGAAAAAAGGACCATGGACACCAGAAGAAGATATCATTCTGGTATCATATATTCAAGAACATGGTCCTGGTAACTGGAGAGCTGTTCCTACTAATACTG GATTGCTTAGATGCAGCAAGAGTTGCAGACTTAGATGGACTAACTATCTGCGTCCAGGCATCAAACGTGGCAACTTTACCGAGCATGAAGAGAAAATGATTATTCACCTCCAAGCCCTTCTTGGCAACAG ATGGGCAGCTATAGCTTCATATCTTCCACAAAGAACAGACAATGACATAAAAAATTATTGGAATACTCATTTGCAAAAGAAGCTTAAGAATGATGATGTGAATAATCAAAAGGGAAAATCATCATTTCAATCAATCTCAAAGGGACAGTGGGAGAGGAGACTTCAAACAGACATCCACACAGCTAAACAAGCTCTTTGTGATGCTTTATCCCTTAACAAAAAAACCACTGATTTCTCACCAAATATTAATCCTAGTACTAGTTCTTTTCCTGTCCAATCTTCTACTAATACCTATGCGTCTAGTGCCGATAACATCTCTCGATTGCTTCAAAATTGGATGAAAAATTCCCCAAAATCATCTAAGAGCATATCTAATAACTCAGCCACTAGTCAGAGTTCTTTCAACAATTTATCAATCGGGACGGGTTCGAGTTCTAGTCCTAGTGTTGGAACCATGAATGCACCAACACCAGAGGGGTTAGACTCACTCTTTAGCTTCAATTCATCCTATAATTCTGATGTTTCTCAGTCCGTGTCGGCTGACGAGGTTGTTGCTTTCACACCTGAGAATGCTGGAATTTTCCAAGTCGAAAGCAATAAATACAATTTGCcaaatttcaaggatgaaaatgGTTTTTCCCAAGAGGGAATTAGCAAACAAAATTTGGAGACGGAGGTACCCTTAACTTTGCTGGAAAATTGGCTCTTTGATGATTCTAATGTACAAACACAAGAAGAGCTAATGGGAATTGAAATAGGCATGGAATGGAACTGCTGA